ATTTTTTCAACAAAAGTTTGCAATTTTAAATATATTTCTGAATCAATTAGAATTTTGCTACAAATATCTTTGCTTATAATGAATGTATTAATTTTTCTAGAATGTACATAATTAAAAATATTTTGATCGAGTTCTTTTATATAGAAACCTATATTAGGAAATTTATTGTCATATTTATAATTTTCTACAGTGCTCAATAAGCTGTTAATAAGATCATAATTGAAATTATTTTTAGTTGGTTTAACAATGGCGACTGTATTTTTTCTTGTATAAGATGTTAAATTTTTAAAATCTAAATTATTTGTTTCTATCATTATTAAATCATTATTATTTTCTTCAGAAGTTATCAAATATTTATTTCAAATATTTGTATACACAAATTTATATCATGGAAGTTGCATGAAGAATTCCATATCATGATTTGTAAATCCAAGAATTCTATTTTTTAAATACTTTATGTTAGTGTTATTATTATTGCCATATTCTTTAACATAAAAAGGTTCTTTAGCATACTCTTGCATAGTGTTTTTATTAAAAAATTCTGCAACTTTGTTTGTATATTCAACAAAATCACTACTATGATCCATGTTATCAATAAATCATGAACCATATTTATCAAATGAATTACCGTTTTCTAAATTATGAACTAGATATCTTGCTTTATTATTTAATACTTTAATATCATTGCTATTTTTAGGTAATTCAAAGGAAATTAATGCAATATTATTAAAGTATCTATTTAGAGAATTATATTTGATCAAGCTAGCAATCTTTTTATTTCAACAGTTTTCTGCTTTTTTAAGTGATCGTAATGAATTAAAACCAATCATAATGTGCAAAATGCCTTTTTTTAAATATGCTCAACCTGAATGTCTATTTAAATTTAATATTTTTATGATTTGTCTAATATCTTCATTATATAACTTGTGGGTCAAAAAGTACTCATCAATAGAAAGAGCAAAAGACAAATAATAATAATTTGGAAGCTTTAATAAATCCATACTTCCTTGAAGCATGATAAATGGATTATATTTAGTTTGAATTGAATTTATATTTCAATGAATTGAACAAAAGAATGCTTTTTTATCCACTGAAGGATAAAATTTAACTAAAAATTCTTTTTTATCAATATTAAAATTGACATCTTTTAAACTCTTGTATGTATCTGTGCCAGAAATCATGTCAAAATTTAACCTTGTTGAAATACTAAAACGTTGTTCAAATTTTTTTGAAAAAATATATTCTCTTATCTTATCATGCGATTCTTTATGAAAATAATTAATGAAATTTTCAAAATTTATTGTTTCATCAATTTCTATTCCAACAGATGAATCATCAAAATTTAATGAGCCACTTATTTTTTTATCACTAAGCCTAACAACAGATCCTGAATTAGGATTTATTTTAAAAAATAAAATGCCATTTGTGTTAAATGAATTTACTTTTGCTACTTTTTTATAGGTGAAATAAAACAAAATGCCTATGAAAAAAAGCAAATTTATAACAAAAAATATTCATAAAGTAATTTCAACAGCTTGTGGCATTTTTTTCATCCTTTATATTGATTTAATTATCTTTTAGTAGTCTAACGGATTGGTGATTTTTTGCTAATGATTTAACACCTTGTGTAGCAAAATGAACAACTATAGTGTCTCCATTAACTTCAAGAACTTCACCTTCACCAAAAAATGTGTGACTTATAACATCTCCAACTATAATTTTTTTGTTTCTTAATTTTATTTTTTTCTCATCATCAAATTCATCATTAACTAGAACTGAATTATCTTTTTGAAGTATATGCTTGCTAACATTAATTCCCATTTCTTTAAGAAAACGAGAAGGCTTTTTCTCAGTATTTGTGCTTAAAAGCATTCCACGCGAATCACTAACAAAGAGTTTTTCTTTTGCTCTGGTTATGGCTACATATACAAGTCTTCTCTCTTCTTCAATTGATTCATCAGATTTGCATGAACGATAATGTGGAAAAACTCCTTCACTCATTCCAACTAAAAATACATTATCAAATTCTAATCCTTTTGATGCATGAACAGTCATAAGAGAAACGAAATTTATAGAATCAGTAGATGCATCAGAAGCTGACATTAATGAGATATACTCAAAATAATCCGCTATTTTTTTTGTTGGATTTTCAGTTTCTCAAACTTTAATACCTTCTAGCAGAACTCTAATATTTTCTTCACCAGTTCCTCTTAAACCTACATCATCATTGATGTAATCAAAATAGCCTATTGCCTCAAGAAATTTTTCTAAAACTATATGAATTTTATTAGATTTTAGTGCTACTCTAAATCTATTAACAATATTCAGAAAGGATACAATATTCGATTTTATTTCTGTGGAAACCGGTAATTCTCTAAAATGATTAATCAAAGTTTTATAAATAGATAATTTTTTTTCTTTAGAAAATTCAATTATCTTGGAAAGAGTAACTTCGCCAATTTTTCTTGGTGGAATATTAATAATCCTTAACAGTTGTAAATCATTGCCATCATAAATAACTCTTAAAAAAGCAAGTGCGTCTTTAATTTCTTTTCTTTGGTAAAACTTTTCACCACCAAAAATTTTGTAATTTATATTTTCATTCATAAGTTGTTCTTCAAAATTACGAGAATAACTATTAGAACGGTAAAAAATAGCTATATTTTTAAGTTGAATTTTTTGCTTTTTGAGATCATTAATTTTTTGTACAACTCATCTAACTTCTGCTTCAGGACTAAAAGCATGCATAAACTCAATAGATTCACCTTCAACATTATCAGTTTCTAATTTTTTATTGAATCTTAATTTGTTATATTCAATTAATGAGTTTGCTGACTCAAGAATTTTTTTAGTAGAACGATAATTTTTGTTCAAAATTATTGTTTTTGTGCCTTCAAAATCTTTATCAAAGTTCAAAATTAAATTAACATCAGCACCTCTTCATCTATAAATAGTTTGGTCAGGATCTCCAACAATAGTTAATTGTGCTTTTTCAGAAGCTAAATATTTAATAATTTCATATTGAATAGCAGAAGTGTCTTGAAATTCATCAACTAATATATATGAATATTTTTTTGCTCATTTTTTAGCTATTGTAGGGTTTTTTGCAAATAATTCATCTGTTT
The genomic region above belongs to Mycoplasma tauri and contains:
- a CDS encoding UvrD-helicase domain-containing protein, with protein sequence MDKVIKNQRDRIFDGLNEEQKEALMYFDGPLRIVAGAGSGKTRVLTRKIAFLINVLGISPKYILAVTFTNKAASEMAERVATYTNTKFNTEKAEISTFHSLCAKILREEAFYVNLKHDFQIIDNNDKKNIIKSIFKDLEMDSSDVSFKNIISFFSWAKNTECDYDALVDHINSNPENEFFGSGEKIVKIYNIYNEKLQSLESLDFDDLLIKTDELFAKNPTIAKKWAKKYSYILVDEFQDTSAIQYEIIKYLASEKAQLTIVGDPDQTIYRWRGADVNLILNFDKDFEGTKTIILNKNYRSTKKILESANSLIEYNKLRFNKKLETDNVEGESIEFMHAFSPEAEVRWVVQKINDLKKQKIQLKNIAIFYRSNSYSRNFEEQLMNENINYKIFGGEKFYQRKEIKDALAFLRVIYDGNDLQLLRIINIPPRKIGEVTLSKIIEFSKEKKLSIYKTLINHFRELPVSTEIKSNIVSFLNIVNRFRVALKSNKIHIVLEKFLEAIGYFDYINDDVGLRGTGEENIRVLLEGIKVWETENPTKKIADYFEYISLMSASDASTDSINFVSLMTVHASKGLEFDNVFLVGMSEGVFPHYRSCKSDESIEEERRLVYVAITRAKEKLFVSDSRGMLLSTNTEKKPSRFLKEMGINVSKHILQKDNSVLVNDEFDDEKKIKLRNKKIIVGDVISHTFFGEGEVLEVNGDTIVVHFATQGVKSLAKNHQSVRLLKDN
- a CDS encoding MHO_4530 family protein, which produces MKKMPQAVEITLWIFFVINLLFFIGILFYFTYKKVAKVNSFNTNGILFFKINPNSGSVVRLSDKKISGSLNFDDSSVGIEIDETINFENFINYFHKESHDKIREYIFSKKFEQRFSISTRLNFDMISGTDTYKSLKDVNFNIDKKEFLVKFYPSVDKKAFFCSIHWNINSIQTKYNPFIMLQGSMDLLKLPNYYYLSFALSIDEYFLTHKLYNEDIRQIIKILNLNRHSGWAYLKKGILHIMIGFNSLRSLKKAENCWNKKIASLIKYNSLNRYFNNIALISFELPKNSNDIKVLNNKARYLVHNLENGNSFDKYGSWFIDNMDHSSDFVEYTNKVAEFFNKNTMQEYAKEPFYVKEYGNNNNTNIKYLKNRILGFTNHDMEFFMQLPWYKFVYTNIWNKYLITSEENNNDLIMIETNNLDFKNLTSYTRKNTVAIVKPTKNNFNYDLINSLLSTVENYKYDNKFPNIGFYIKELDQNIFNYVHSRKINTFIISKDICSKILIDSEIYLKLQTFVEKINNFKRALIIYENLPENLEDIMVEKLMVKYYYNV